The Carcharodon carcharias isolate sCarCar2 chromosome 34, sCarCar2.pri, whole genome shotgun sequence genome includes the window CCGCTCCTCCGAGGAGCAACCGAGGGGTCCCCCGGGCAGGGGCAGGCTGGGGGCCagcaggggggaggggtggaagaaTGCCGTGTCCACCGCTTCCGCCTCACGCCGTTGCCCGCCGGAGTGCAGCGGGCGGAACGGCCCGTGCCACATCAGCCAGCAGCGCAACCGGCAGGGCCCAGGCTGGGAGCGGGTGCAGGGGGCAGGGCGGGCGATGGCCAAAGGGGCGAAGGTGCCGGCCCGCAGCCACAGCAAGAAGGGGGCGGCCGGCAAGCACTTCCGGGTGCCTCGCCACAAGAAGGGCACCGAGGCTTTGGAGGAACAGCAAAGGCGCTTCACCAAGACGGCCAGCTCGAGAAAATGCGGCCGACTCAAGCACTGCTGCGAGTTCTGCGGTAAAGGCTTCCTCCAGCCAGGCCACCTGACTGAGCACATGGCCACCCACAGCAAGGCGAAGCAGTTCCCCTGCCAGCTGTGTGGGCAGAAGTTCCTGCGGGAGCGCGAGCTGCGGCTCCACGTGGCCATACACACCAGCGACGCCCGCTACGAGTGCCAGGTCTGCGGCCAGGGGAGCTACCATAAGCGCAGCCACCTCCGGCACATGGCTTGCCACCTCTCCCAGGGCCAGGCCCTCTGCCAAGTCTGCTTCGAGATCTTCCGCGACGCGGTGGAGCTGGAGCGGCACCTCGAAAGCCACCTCCACCCGTGCGGGGCATGTGGCGAGAAGTTTAAGCTGAAGAAGGACATGGTGACACACGCTACCAGCTGCTGGACAAAGAAGTTGTTGGACTCTGAACTGGACAAGTCTTCCCGATCTTCCAAGACATGAGGATTGACTCTCGAGATTTCCTCTCCCTTACACAGATAAGCCACATTTTTGTAATGCAGAATCTTCCATTGCATCGTAGGCCCATTGGGTGAACTCTGCAGAACAGGAAGATCCTAGGTTTGATATCGTGCCCTGTTACGGAGTTAGCCTCTCTTGGCCAGGACAGTGGCAGAGGGATGGGTAGGGTAGGGTTGGCTATAATTGAATACAGCacatctcaccccctccctagGGTAAGGGAGGGCTAAATTCAGCCAGGGGTTTGCAACTCCCATCACCATgaatcggttcaggtggagatgggggtgggggtacgGGATTGCACTTGGATAGCAGAGAGTGGGATCACGAGACGCTATTTTGTGGAAATGATGGGCCTTGCATAGTTGGAATGGCCATGAGGAGCTGGACTTGGAGCAGTATAATTCCCCTATGCCATGTCTGCAGTGAGCCTCTCCTGCCACCTGCAGCAGCACTCGTGCATTAGCTCTTGTTGATAGGCAGCGAGAAACTTCACGGTCCTACCATCCAAAGCCTTGATCCTGTTGCCTTTTTAAATGCCATTTTGCACAGGCATACCTTTCAGTGCAGTAGTCGCCCCATGGTGAACAGGTAAACtctagtaaaagcaaaatactgcagatgctgaaaatctgaaacaaaaatagctggagaaactcagcaggtctgacagcatctgcggagaggaacacagtcaacatttcgagtccgtatgactcttcatctgatgaagagtcatacggactcaaaacgttgactgtattcctctccgcagatgctgtcagacctgctgagtttttccagctattttagaAAACTCTGGGTTTGGTGGTGATTGGTAAATTTAAAAGACACAGGGCTGAATTCTGATTAccaccacctccaaaccacccccctctccccccaaaaaCAAAATCTTCCAATGCCACCCCTTACACATCCAAACAAACTGCCGACTGCCTAGGCTAGTGGAGAGCAGCCAGGAAACCCATGTGGAATCTCTTTGCCAATGTGGAGTCCGTGCCATCTGTGGAAGAGGGGCAAAAGTGTAGGGAGGCACACGCTGGCACAGGTGGTGGTCTTTGCCTGATCACAATACCTGGTCAGTTGCTTAGTATGGGCTAGGCTGATTCATATTGAGACTGTGATGGACAATTTGATGATCGACATGTGCAGATTTGAAAACCCACTGCCTGAGGTTTCAAACAGGATATTCATTTGTCGAATTGAGTTTTGTACAGTATTGTTATTGTTAATTGGAGGGTCTTATCCAATTAATAAAAATTTGTGATAATGCCTTTTTTGGTTCTTAAGCTTTGAACAAAATTGTTGGTGGCTTCAGTTGTGACCTGGCCTCGAGTATTGCTCAGGCCTGATAGTCTCATTCTCAATCCAACTATGGTGATGCCCTGTTGAGTGGCCCTTCCCCTGGGTCGAACAATAATACCTCAATCTAGTCCTGTCGCACTGCCCACTGCTTTATTAATAATCTACCTCTTTGTATTGTCAGACTGTAGCTTCTCTGCATTGCCCGCTGCATCCTGACTGATATCAATGCAACTCTCCCTCACAATGTTGCTCGGGAAACTCTTGTCCCAGTCGTGCATTGGACTATATTTAAACCGATGTTATTCCAGCTTCCGCGCTCTTACTCAGTAAACTcttttcccccccaccaccagtgtCCTGTTTTACTGTATCCCCACCATTGTGACTCCAGTTCCCTCaggataataaatgctgggcttgacagcaatgcccatatcccatgaacaaatttaaaaaaagacatgaaattacacaggaggaggccattcagctcctgggaCTGTATTCGACCATTCAAAAGAAACAgaggcaggaataggccattcggcccctcgagcctgttccgccattcaataatatcatggctgatttgattgtggccttaactccactttcctgtctgggcACCCCCCACAATAACCCTCAGCTCCCCTGttgatcagaaatctgtctaactcagtcttgaatatattcaatgactcagcctccactgctctccggggaagagaattccaaagattcacgactcaGTAGAAATTGCTCCCtcacctccgtcttaaatgggagatcccttattctgaaactgtgacccctggttctagattcccccaagagggggaaacatcctctcaacagccaccttgtcaagccccctccgAATCTAaagggtcacctctcattcttctaaactccaatattagaggataggcccaacctgctcaacctttcctcgtaaaacAAACCCCTTCAACCTAGGAATCAGCTTTCTCCGAACAGCTTCATAGCGATCttgactgatctgtatctcaactacTACTCCTTCTCCACCTTTGGTTACGTGACATTTGGCTTAAGGTAGTGGCTGAGGTACTGGTGGCAACCCTGGTGGAACTGAAGGACAGAGTCAGCCTGATTAGGGGTGACTGCCAGGATTTGCCACCCACAGCACAGCAATTCCAACTAACACTCTCACAacaagttttatttttttttggaaaaaaaaaatacattgtgAATTTGAGGGGGAAATGGTCTTCAATGTACAAAAGGATTACATCGGGATagatgcagcagcctcagaggaGGAACACAGGCACCCGGAGGGCTGGATGCAGAACAGCAAGCAAGCTGCTGCATCATGACAGAAGCAAGGGTTTGTCTGGGGGTGAAGTTTGCTAATGGGAATTAGAAAATGTGCATTCAGACAAAAAGCCCTCAGGAgctgggtgaggggaggagacaGTCTTGTCAAATGTACAGCAGCGAAGCTGCTGCCGGCACAGCCCCACGTACCTCAGGGTTACTGCACTGTAAACCAGGTGGTGGTGTAATATTTTTGAACAGGTAACGTCCTCAGGAGTTTCAGTCACTGATTAACGTTTAtcctttttcttctttttcttcttgTGACCCAAGtccacctcgcagggctcagtcTGTGGGATCTCTGCGTTTGCCTTTCCTCCTTTCCTTCTCCCACTGTGTCCGAGCTCCAGCGATCCCGTATCCGAGTGTTCGCAGGCAGCCTCCTCTTGCTCGTCGCCCCTCTTCTTTCTCCGAGTGTCACCCGTGACTTCGTGGTTAGGCTCGTGCCCTCTGACTGCCGTCTTTCTCGCCCCCTTCCTCCTCTTGGCCACGGGCTCCTCCCCCGCGTCACCCGACTTCGGTGTCGTGGCCGCCGCCCCGCGTCGTTTCCGAGGCAGCTGCCTGGGCGGGGTTGCGCCGAAAGGCTGGAACCTCAGCTTCAAGCCGGGCGGGATGCTGGGCGCCGGACTGACCGGGATGGAGTGTGGCTCGTCGCTGCCGCCCGTATCCTCCCAGCTCTCCCCGATGGAGATGCAGCCGGCAAACGGTGGGCAGCTCTCCATGTGGCCTGCCGTCTCCGAGGGGAGGACCAGGCAGACCCCACCCGCTCCGGTGGACATGCCAAACACGTTGTAGCGTTTGTCCCTGCATGTCTTTGACTTGAGCGTCTGAAATCCGACCAACGGGATCTTCCTTCCAGAGAAACTGAAATAGAAAATGAATAAAAACGTATTGAACAGTTAGACCCAAGTGCAAATagaacagtctctctctctctctctatgcaggCTTTGGGTAACCAACTTGCATTTAATTTACTTTAACTTTCAAGCGATCAGGGCATTTCAAAATAtgttatagccaattaagtacttttgaagcgtagtcacctgtcaatttgtgcacaacgagttcccacaaacagcattgtgataatgaccagataaatcattttttaaaagggATGTTGATAAGGGATAAATATCGACCGGGGCACCGGAGAGAACtccctgttctttgaaatagtaccttTACCCGAGAGAACTGATGGGGCCTCAGGTCGACATCTCATCCATGAGGCAACATTGCAGCACCACCTCCGCACTACACCGGACCCACAACCTTCTTGAGTTAGGAGGGAGAGTGCTACccattttttttaattcgttcatgggatgtggagctaggccagcatttattgcccatccctaactgcccttgtccagagggcattaagagtcaaccacattgctgtgggtctggagtcacattaaggaaggcagatttccttccctaaggggaaccagatgcattttcacaaaatcgacaatggtttcaatggtcatttagacttttagttccagatttttattgaagttaaattccaccatctgccatgacaggattcgaaccccggtccccagagcattaccctgggtctctggatcactagtccagcaacagtaccactatgccatcgcctcccactgACCTACAGCTGACAGGCAGAGCTCAATTGTTTCCCCATGAGCTTTACACAGCATTTACTGAGTGTTATCATTAAAATGCCCAACCGAACCGGAGATTTGTGGGTGATTCCAGCTTCCGGGCCCTTCCTCAATCTCCCTGGACACTCACCCGTGGGGATCGAAGTCCACGGGGGCTTTGATGAGCCAGAGCTCAGTGGAAGGGCCGTTCACCTTCTCCGACGTGAGATCACACAACTCTGCAAGTGGGCACGGGATAAATTCCGACGGGCATTTGAACTTCGTCATCTTACCAGGTTCTGAAAATACAAGAAATCGAAACAGCCTCAGCAGATGGCAGGTCGAAAAGAGCCTCTACAGGCTTCATTGTTTGTTCATTGGATgtaagtgtcactggcaaggccaggatttattgtccGTGCTTTGTCTTTTTGTTCCCTCCCACCTCCAAAATCTGCTGGCAGGATCAGGAGATCCCTtggaatggggatggggagggaacaAGGGGAGGAGTGAGGGTTTACACCTGACACAATTAGGAAATTTCTGATCCATTCTCCTCCACATTCTTCCATCCCCCTCTCAGGGTGAGGGGTTCAGGTCCATCCCCTTTAACAAccctgggggttgggggttcaGGTCCGTCCCCTTTAACCACCCTGGGAGGGGGGGGGATTTCAGGTCCGTCCCCTTTAACCaccctgggggggggggaggggtttcaGCTCCGTCCCCTTTAACCaccctgggggggggggaggggtttcaGCTCCGTCCCCTTTAACCaccctgggggggggggaggggtttcaGCTCCGTCCCCTTTAAccaccctgggggggggggggggaggggtttcaGCTCCGTCCCCTTTAACcaccctgggggtggggaggggtttcagCTCCGTCCCCTTTAACCACCCTGGGAGGGGGGATTTCAGGTCCGTCCCCTTAAACCACCCTGGGGGGTTCAGGTCCATCCCCTTTAACCACCCTGTGGGGAGGGAGGTTCAGGTTCGTCCCCTTTAACCACCCTGGGGGCTGGGGCGGTGGTTCAGGTCCCTCCCCTTTAACCATCCCTTGGGGGCTGGGGAGGGATTCAGCTCCGTCCCCTTTAACCACCCGGGGGGGGGTTCAGCTCCGTCCCCTTTAACCACCCTGGGAGGGGGGATTTCAGGTCCGTCCCCTTTAACCACCCTGGGGGGTTCAGGTCCATCCCCTTTAACCACCCTGTGGGGAGGGAGGTTCAGGTTCGTCCCCTTTAACCACCCTGGGGGCTGGGGCGGTGGTTCAGGTCCCTCCCCTTTAACCACCCCTTGGGGGCTGGGGAGGGATTCAGCTCCGTCCCCTTTAACCACCCGGGGGGGGGGTTCAGATCCGTCCCCTTTAACCACCCGGGGGGGGGTTCAGATCCGTCCCCTTTAACCACCctgggcgggggtggtggttCAGCTCCGTCCCCTTTAACCACCCTGGGAGGGGCGGTTTCAGGTCTGTACCccttaaccaccccccccccggagGGCTGTGGACCGGAACCATTGACTCTCTCCCTCCGCTGACGCTGCCGGCCGGACCCCCCGCCTCTTTCCCCGGGTTCCTCACCCTCCACCTCGCCGCTTCCCCGCGGCTCCGAGCCCCGGGCCTgggcctcactctcctcctcatcCTCGCTGTCGCTGCTGGACACCTCCCAatgctgcctctccctctccaccgCCGCCATCACCAGCGGCCGCTGCTCACCGAGCGAggcgccgggggggggggggcggtgcgggggGGTACTAGGCCCCGTTTCCCGGGGCAACCACGTGCCGCGAGACCTTTGACCCTAACCGTCCCATTACTCacaatgatgggggggggggaagagtcaGACAATCTATTCTCCCCTCAATCATTCCAACATCTAAAACCAAACTAACCCCCGTCAACAAGCTCTTTTTAATAATGTCCACGGCCCCAATTATAACGGACTGAGTTTTTAATAACTCGACAATACTTCGTTCAAATTCTCCACAaacatctccaccccccccccccgcctcttcTCAGAATGAGACAATCCCTGGGTCGCCACATGGAATCGACTCATATTCTCATTTACTGCGGAAAACCACCCAATTCGGATATCATTTCGCGAAGGTCAATGCTCGCGATTGTTTAATTGGACATTTGGAGTCATTTCAGATGTTTAGAATGTGTTGGTTTAAAAATCTTATAACCAGTCCTCCCCCTATAAAATGGAATGGTGCAGTCCCATCATTGAAGCTCATTGATGGGTTAATCCACTCAGATGgggatgatgggggggggggggtggaatgtcCCTATTTATTTTTCTCCCCCCTTTCCAGTCACAGTAATCACTGAGCATATGGCTTTCTTTTTCCATAATCGGTTAGATTAAATCTATGTTTCCTTTTCCTTTATGTTTGAATGCATTTCGTGAAACGTGTCTGGTGGTTAGTTCCCAGAACAGGTCCTTTAAAGGGATGCGGTCAACCCAGTCTGCCGACGGAAATTCCAGCTGGGCTGCTGACAGCAGGGGGCGCTGTTCgccaggatgggcaacaaaacctgaaaataaaaacaaaaacaaaaaaactgcggatgctggaaatccaaaacaaaaacagaattacctggaaaaactcagcaggtctggcagcatcggcggagaagaaaagagttgacgtttcgagtcctcatgacccttcgacaaactTTGGAACTTGTTTTAGTGTCTCAGATACAGTCAGACTTAAAGTTTGACTGAGCTAATGGAGTGGGGCTaatagtgatgggggaaaggaccaCACATTTaacattttcatccttgtttttcaaatccctccacggcaTCGCCCCctttccgtaacctcctccagccccaccagcCTCCTTAATTCCGCCCTTTGAGCACCCCCCGATTTCCATCTCTCCACCACTGGCGACAGTGCCATCAGCCTCCTGGGTCCTAAACCCTCCATAAATCTCTCCGCCTTTCTGCCCCTCTTcacgatgctccttaaaatccacctccttgaccaagcttggATTCATCGGTCCTAATTCCTCATTATACAGCTCCGTCAAATTTTGTTGATGACCCTCCTGTTAAGGGACAAGTCACCGCATTAAAGGCGTTGCATAAGCGCAAGTTGTTGTTAGTGAGTAGGGGAGTGGAACTACAGGAATGAGACTGAGGGTACTGACTCAGGGAAACCAAACctgggaggggagatgaggtgtGGCCGTGTGAGTGAGACCAGAGTAACGGCCGAGGGGAGTGGGTTTGTGGGTGGTTGGATTAGGctaatgggagtggggggggggggggggggggggggggtggtgggggggaacaaGGGCCAGGGGAGGAGGGCTATGAGGCTGCAGTTGCacaaagggagagggagtgggccTAGAGGAATGGAGAGAAGGGGGAGCAGAGTTGCAGGGATGGGCCTAGAGGAATGGACCTACGAGATTAGACTGGCTAAGTTGACTAGGTAAGTGGGTGTAAGGGACAGGAGAACAGGGCTGGTAGAGTTGGTGAGTAGGTCTTTTGGCGCGGTGGGTAGCACccctgcttctgagccagaagctctgggttcaagtcccacctcagGACTTGGTGGTCGAGGAAGGTATGTTCACAACACAGCCAAATAGCTTGAAtatcagcctgcaaatccttccaacacaagcCAGTGGTAAATGGTGTCATGACCACCGATCATAGCCCTGCATTACTTATGGACATGTTGAACTTTTCAGTAagacatttttttttgaaaaggacctacaagcaaaagctggctggtactgtaaagtaaccacttgctataaaattcctatgtggattacacttgaccagaGGACgaaatgtcacacctaaaaaggtgtcacaGTCTACGTCAAACAGAGGCACTTCAAAAGAAAAGATGCAATGCataaactgaactgtaatctcctgtggttgtggagataatgaAGGCCGATTGCTATTTcaacagaaaccatctcctgtgaaCTACACCCCGACTGTGGACATGGTGTGAATTGAAAAGAAAGTAGATCTGGGtgagacatgtttgttttttcccttccaggaatacacaagaaaaggggctgaaaagccaactgcaactctAGTTCACTGTGCTAGTTTTGCTGCCCCAGGCTTGGTGGGCGAGGATGTGCCGTGAAGGTCACggctgaagaacatcaaccaggcatccctgcacttgcaggtAACAAAAaaagtcctctctctctgattgctggaagcaagtcacaagtcagcaaagccacagtggagaaggaaacaggacaactcctttcagctaacccgCAGAACCAAAAACCTCCCAACCCAGTGCTCAACTGCCCAAAGTCAGCTCCACCGGAATCATTCAACTTAACGGCCGCAACGCTTCatcatctactcctcatggaccagccaaagactgattcgtatatcttcTTAACTCTTATTTTTGGACTCACCTCTCATtcctaatctgtgtgtatgtgagttgcatttttattattttgtttcatGTTTTAGTAATTAATatgctcactctttctttgactcaagaaaacctggttaaattggctccttttaaaacatataaATACATTTTGGAAAAGGTGCCCACGAGGGAAAGGATCCCTTTAAATCAACCTTGTTACGACCAACTGAGGCGGGGTTGAATAAACAAGGGgaaccagttcatccctcctcacccgagagcataacaatttggggtacctcgtccggtatcataacaaattgggggaacctcgGCCGGGGACTGGTTGCTACagcggtaagagcgggagagattcctggtcagctgtgAGATGGGAAGTTGGGACCTCTACCAtgactatccatagctccagataaCCACACgcatgtaaaagtgtattttGCCACTGCAACCCAGACTCCTTGGTGGTCTTccaggcttaacattgagttcaacaactttagatcatgaactctctcctccatccccactgcctttccgatcccccctttttccaataacttatcatttttaaaatatatttttcttttcccaccgatttccattatttttaaatttatttccatccatcgctttatctccaccttttagcctatttcgatcccttccccccaccccacccccactaaggctatctgtaccttgctcgtcctgttttctacccttaatgtcaccattagcccctcctttagataatatcaccaccttcaacacctccttgtccttttatctgtgacatctttggcaatctcttctttgcctccacctatcactggtcccctatacagctccacctgtcccaccttcctcaaccagtttatatttcacctcatttctatttttccttagttctgatgagtcatttggacttgaaacgttgactgtctccctccccgcagacctgctgagtttttccagctatttttgtttttgtttcagatttccagcatccacaggattttgcttttttctccttgggggtctgtttggctcagttggcGGGATGGTCGATgtagatcagattggtgccaacagcatggggttcgatccctgctcaggttggggggtggggtgggggggggtgcgggtacCTGGGACCTGCTTCCTTGCCCCACCTGCGGCAGAGGTTGTGGTGATGTCGGTTGGACCTCCCTTGGGGCAGAGATCTCAAGAAGGAGAGTACGGGAtgggtggagtgggggaatgGACCGAGAGAAAGGGAGCTGGGGGCAGAACCGAATCCTGGAAAGGGGCTGGTGCAATGAAACTGGAATATTAGGGCCATTTtcacctttggaactctctagcCCAGAGACCTGATGGTCAACAGACCTGACTCCCTGAACAGCATTCTCAACACTCAGCTACCGCGGTGCTGACTGTGATATAGATCAGACCCCAGGGTGTGCACCAGGGTAAGGATGTAACCATTTTCACTCAGAGCAGAAATGCCGTCCCCATATCAATGCCAGCCATAGCGCCAGATAAAAGCCAACAGTTCAGTCACTCGGTGGAATGGGTGCTCTCTGGCACGTTCCCATACAGGGTGCGGAAGCGAAATGGAACATATTTTTTGACACTATCTACAGCACGACACTCTCAGTGTATGGGAAGCAAGAGTGGAAGAAAGGCTACATTGGCCGCTATGGAACCCACCACTCAATCCAAGCCAACAGCTCTCATTAGTTGCAAGAGAGATCTGAGCGAGACCTCTCCGGCTGCACTGAGAATCGCTCGAAATAAAAGTCCGACAGACTCCTGGGAGGCACGCCAATGActaaaagtgacatcagcacaaaggtgagagctgactggtgggtagtgggtaag containing:
- the polr1g gene encoding CD3e molecule, epsilon associated protein; this encodes MAAVERERQHWEVSSSDSEDEEESEAQARGSEPRGSGEVEEPGKMTKFKCPSEFIPCPLAELCDLTSEKVNGPSTELWLIKAPVDFDPHGFSGRKIPLVGFQTLKSKTCRDKRYNVFGMSTGAGGVCLVLPSETAGHMESCPPFAGCISIGESWEDTGGSDEPHSIPVSPAPSIPPGLKLRFQPFGATPPRQLPRKRRGAAATTPKSGDAGEEPVAKRRKGARKTAVRGHEPNHEVTGDTRRKKRGDEQEEAACEHSDTGSLELGHSGRRKGGKANAEIPQTEPCEVDLGHKKKKKKKDKR